The Saccopteryx leptura isolate mSacLep1 chromosome 2, mSacLep1_pri_phased_curated, whole genome shotgun sequence genome has a window encoding:
- the LOC136392119 gene encoding signal transducer and activator of transcription 5B isoform X1: protein MAVWIQAQQLQGDALHQMQALYGQHFPIEVRHYLSQWIESQAWDSIDLDNPQENIKATQLLEGLVQELQKKAEHQVGEDGFLLKIKLGHYATQLQNTYDRCPMELVRCIRHILYNEQRLVQEANNGTSPAGSLADTMSQKHLQINQTFEELRLVTQDTENELKKLQQTQEYFIIQYQESLRIQAQFAQLAQLNPQERLSRETALQQKQVSLEAWLQREAQTLQQYRVELAEKHQKTLQLLRKQQTIILDDELIQWKRRQQLAGNGGPPEGSLDVLQSWCEKLAEIIWQNRQQIRRAEHLCQQLPIHGPVEEMLAEVNATITDIISALVTSTFIIEKQPPQVLKTQTKFAATVRLLVGGKLNVHMNPPQVKATIISEQQAKSLLKNENTRNDYSGEILNNCCVMEYHQATGTLSAHFRNMSLKRIKRSDRRGAESVTEEKFTILFESQFSVGGNELVFQVKTLSLPVVVIVHGSQDNNATATVLWDNAFAEPGRVPFAVPDKVLWPQLCEALNMKFKAEVQSNRGLTKENLLFLAQKLFNSSSSHLEDYSSMSVSWSQFNRENLPGRNYTFWQWFDGVMEVLKKHLKPHWNDGAILGFVNKQQAHDLLINKPDGTFLLRFSDSEIGGITIAWKFDSQERMFWNLMPFTTRDFSIRSLADRLGDLNYLIYVFPDRPKDEVYSKYYTPVPCEPATAKAVDGYVKPQIKQVVPEFVTSADSAAGSATYMDQAPSPAVCPQAHYNMYPQNPDPVLDTDGDFDLDDTMDVARRVEELLGRPMDTQWIPHAQS, encoded by the exons ATGGCTGTGTGGATCCAGGCCCAGCAGCTGCAAGGAGATGCCCTTCATCAGATGCAAGCATTGTACGGCCAACATTTCCCCATCGAGGTGCGCCATTACTTATCCCAGTGGATTGAAAGCCAAGCTTG ggACTCAATAGATCTTGATAATCCACAGGAGAACATTAAGGCCACCCAGCTCCTGGAGGGCCTGGTGCAGGAGCTGCAGAAGAAGGCGGAGCACCAAGTGGGGGAAGATGGGTTCTTGCTGAAGATCAAGCTGGGGCACTATGCCACGCAGCTCCAG AACACGTATGACCGCTGCCCCATGGAGCTGGTCCGCTGCATCCGGCACATTCTGTACAATGAACAGAGGCTGGTCCAGGAAGCCAACAAT GGCACCTCTCCGGCGGGAAGTCTGGCTGACACCATGTCCCAGAAACACCTTCAGATCAACCAGACATTTGAGGAGCTGCGACTGGTCACGCAGGACACCGAGAATGAACTGAAGAAGCTGCAGCAGACTCAGGAGTATTTCATCATCCAGTACCAAGAGAGCCTGAGGATCCAGG CTCAGTTTGCCCAGCTGGCCCAGCTGAACCCTCAGGAGCGTCTGAGCCGGGAGACAGCCCTGCAGCAGAAGCAGGTGTCCCTGGAGGCCTGGCTGCAGCGCGAGGCCCAGACGCTGCAGCAATACCGTGTG GAGCTGGCCGAGAAGCACCAGAAGACCCTGCAGCTGCTGCGGAAGCAGCAGACCATCATTCTGGATGACGAGCTGATCCAGTGGAAGCGGCGGCAGCAGCTGGCGGGAAACGGAGGGCCCCCTGAGGGCAGCCTGGACGTGCTGCAGTCCTG GTGTGAGAAGTTGGCCGAGATCATCTGGCAGAACCGGCAGCAGATCCGCAGGGCTGAGCACCTGTGCCAGCAGCTGCCCATCCACGGCCCGGTGGAGGAGATGCTGGCTGAGGTCAACGCCACCATCACAGACATCATCTCAGCCCTGGTGACCAG CACATTCATCATTGAGAAGCAGCCCCCGCAGGTCCTGAAGACCCAGACCAAGTTTGCGGCCACCGTGCGCCTGCTGGTGGGTGGGAAGCTGAACGTGCACATGAACCCCCCCCAGGTGAAGGCCACCATCATCAGTGAGCAGCAGGCCAAGTCACTGCTCAAGAACGAGAACACCCGCAA TGATTACAGTGGAGAGATCTTGAACAACTGCTGTGTGATGGAATACCACCAGGCCACGGGCACACTCAGCGCCCACTTCAGAAACATG TCCCTGAAACGAATTAAGAGGTCTGACCGCCGTGGAGCAGAGTCAGTGACAGAAGAAAAATTTACAATCCTGTTTGAATCACAGTTCAGTGTTGGTGGAAATGAGCTGGTCTTTCAAGTCAAG ACCCTGTCCCTCCCGGTGGTGGTCATTGTCCACGGCAGCCAGGACAACAATGCAACGGCCACTGTTCTTTGGGACAACGCTTTTGCGGAACCG GGCAGGGTGCCGTTTGCCGTGCCCGACAAAGTGCTGTGGCCGCAGCTGTGTGAAGCGCTCAACATGAAGTTCAAGGCCGAGGTGCAGAGCAACCGGGGCCTGACCAAGGAGAACCTCCTGTTCCTGGCGCAGAAACTgttcaacagcagcagcagccacctCGAGGACTACAGCAGCATGTCCGTGTCCTGGTCCCAGTTCAACAGG GAGAATTTACCAGGGCGAAATTATACTTTCTGGCAGTGGTTCGATGGTGTGATGGAAGTGTTAAAAAAACATCTCAAGCCTCATTGGAATGATGG GGCTATTTTGGGGTTTGTGAATAAGCAACAGGCCCACGACCTGCTCATTAACAAGCCTGATGGGACCTTCCTGCTGAGATTCAGCGACTCTGAAATTGGCGGTATCACCATTGCTTGGAAGTTTGATTCTC AGGAAAGAATGTTTTGGAATCTGATGCCTTTTACTACCAGAGACTTCTCCATCCGCTCCCTGGCTGACCGCCTGGGAGACCTGAACTACCTTATCTACGTGTTCCCCGATCGGCCGAAAGATGAAGTGTATTCCAAATATTACACGCCAGTTCCATGCGAGCCTGCCACTG CTAAAGCAGTGGACGGATACGTGAAGCCGCAGATCAAGCAAGTGGTCCCTGA GTTCGTGACATCTGCAGACTCTGCTGCGGGCAGTGCCACCTACATGGACCAAGCCCCCTCCCCAGCCGTGTGCCCCCAGGCTCATTATAACATGTACCCACAGAA CCCTGACCCGGTCCTCGACACCGATGGGGACTTTGACCTGGACGACACAATGGACGTGGCGCGCCGCGTGGAGGAACTCTTAGGCCGACCTATGGACACTCAGTGGATCCCGCACGCACAGTCGTGA
- the LOC136392119 gene encoding signal transducer and activator of transcription 5B isoform X2 produces MAVWIQAQQLQGDALHQMQALYGQHFPIEVRHYLSQWIESQAWDSIDLDNPQENIKATQLLEGLVQELQKKAEHQVGEDGFLLKIKLGHYATQLQNTYDRCPMELVRCIRHILYNEQRLVQEANNGTSPAGSLADTMSQKHLQINQTFEELRLVTQDTENELKKLQQTQEYFIIQYQESLRIQAQFAQLAQLNPQERLSRETALQQKQVSLEAWLQREAQTLQQYRVELAEKHQKTLQLLRKQQTIILDDELIQWKRRQQLAGNGGPPEGSLDVLQSWCEKLAEIIWQNRQQIRRAEHLCQQLPIHGPVEEMLAEVNATITDIISALVTSTFIIEKQPPQVLKTQTKFAATVRLLVGGKLNVHMNPPQVKATIISEQQAKSLLKNENTRNDYSGEILNNCCVMEYHQATGTLSAHFRNMSLKRIKRSDRRGAESVTEEKFTILFESQFSVGGNELVFQVKTLSLPVVVIVHGSQDNNATATVLWDNAFAEPGRVPFAVPDKVLWPQLCEALNMKFKAEVQSNRGLTKENLLFLAQKLFNSSSSHLEDYSSMSVSWSQFNRENLPGRNYTFWQWFDGVMEVLKKHLKPHWNDGAILGFVNKQQAHDLLINKPDGTFLLRFSDSEIGGITIAWKFDSQERMFWNLMPFTTRDFSIRSLADRLGDLNYLIYVFPDRPKDEVYSKYYTPVPCEPATGNNMSVGVSASLSSCQS; encoded by the exons ATGGCTGTGTGGATCCAGGCCCAGCAGCTGCAAGGAGATGCCCTTCATCAGATGCAAGCATTGTACGGCCAACATTTCCCCATCGAGGTGCGCCATTACTTATCCCAGTGGATTGAAAGCCAAGCTTG ggACTCAATAGATCTTGATAATCCACAGGAGAACATTAAGGCCACCCAGCTCCTGGAGGGCCTGGTGCAGGAGCTGCAGAAGAAGGCGGAGCACCAAGTGGGGGAAGATGGGTTCTTGCTGAAGATCAAGCTGGGGCACTATGCCACGCAGCTCCAG AACACGTATGACCGCTGCCCCATGGAGCTGGTCCGCTGCATCCGGCACATTCTGTACAATGAACAGAGGCTGGTCCAGGAAGCCAACAAT GGCACCTCTCCGGCGGGAAGTCTGGCTGACACCATGTCCCAGAAACACCTTCAGATCAACCAGACATTTGAGGAGCTGCGACTGGTCACGCAGGACACCGAGAATGAACTGAAGAAGCTGCAGCAGACTCAGGAGTATTTCATCATCCAGTACCAAGAGAGCCTGAGGATCCAGG CTCAGTTTGCCCAGCTGGCCCAGCTGAACCCTCAGGAGCGTCTGAGCCGGGAGACAGCCCTGCAGCAGAAGCAGGTGTCCCTGGAGGCCTGGCTGCAGCGCGAGGCCCAGACGCTGCAGCAATACCGTGTG GAGCTGGCCGAGAAGCACCAGAAGACCCTGCAGCTGCTGCGGAAGCAGCAGACCATCATTCTGGATGACGAGCTGATCCAGTGGAAGCGGCGGCAGCAGCTGGCGGGAAACGGAGGGCCCCCTGAGGGCAGCCTGGACGTGCTGCAGTCCTG GTGTGAGAAGTTGGCCGAGATCATCTGGCAGAACCGGCAGCAGATCCGCAGGGCTGAGCACCTGTGCCAGCAGCTGCCCATCCACGGCCCGGTGGAGGAGATGCTGGCTGAGGTCAACGCCACCATCACAGACATCATCTCAGCCCTGGTGACCAG CACATTCATCATTGAGAAGCAGCCCCCGCAGGTCCTGAAGACCCAGACCAAGTTTGCGGCCACCGTGCGCCTGCTGGTGGGTGGGAAGCTGAACGTGCACATGAACCCCCCCCAGGTGAAGGCCACCATCATCAGTGAGCAGCAGGCCAAGTCACTGCTCAAGAACGAGAACACCCGCAA TGATTACAGTGGAGAGATCTTGAACAACTGCTGTGTGATGGAATACCACCAGGCCACGGGCACACTCAGCGCCCACTTCAGAAACATG TCCCTGAAACGAATTAAGAGGTCTGACCGCCGTGGAGCAGAGTCAGTGACAGAAGAAAAATTTACAATCCTGTTTGAATCACAGTTCAGTGTTGGTGGAAATGAGCTGGTCTTTCAAGTCAAG ACCCTGTCCCTCCCGGTGGTGGTCATTGTCCACGGCAGCCAGGACAACAATGCAACGGCCACTGTTCTTTGGGACAACGCTTTTGCGGAACCG GGCAGGGTGCCGTTTGCCGTGCCCGACAAAGTGCTGTGGCCGCAGCTGTGTGAAGCGCTCAACATGAAGTTCAAGGCCGAGGTGCAGAGCAACCGGGGCCTGACCAAGGAGAACCTCCTGTTCCTGGCGCAGAAACTgttcaacagcagcagcagccacctCGAGGACTACAGCAGCATGTCCGTGTCCTGGTCCCAGTTCAACAGG GAGAATTTACCAGGGCGAAATTATACTTTCTGGCAGTGGTTCGATGGTGTGATGGAAGTGTTAAAAAAACATCTCAAGCCTCATTGGAATGATGG GGCTATTTTGGGGTTTGTGAATAAGCAACAGGCCCACGACCTGCTCATTAACAAGCCTGATGGGACCTTCCTGCTGAGATTCAGCGACTCTGAAATTGGCGGTATCACCATTGCTTGGAAGTTTGATTCTC AGGAAAGAATGTTTTGGAATCTGATGCCTTTTACTACCAGAGACTTCTCCATCCGCTCCCTGGCTGACCGCCTGGGAGACCTGAACTACCTTATCTACGTGTTCCCCGATCGGCCGAAAGATGAAGTGTATTCCAAATATTACACGCCAGTTCCATGCGAGCCTGCCACTGGTAACAAT ATGTCTGTTGGAGTCTCTGCTTCTCTGTCTTCCTGCCAATCATAG
- the LOC136392119 gene encoding signal transducer and activator of transcription 5B isoform X3, which yields MELVRCIRHILYNEQRLVQEANNGTSPAGSLADTMSQKHLQINQTFEELRLVTQDTENELKKLQQTQEYFIIQYQESLRIQAQFAQLAQLNPQERLSRETALQQKQVSLEAWLQREAQTLQQYRVELAEKHQKTLQLLRKQQTIILDDELIQWKRRQQLAGNGGPPEGSLDVLQSWCEKLAEIIWQNRQQIRRAEHLCQQLPIHGPVEEMLAEVNATITDIISALVTSTFIIEKQPPQVLKTQTKFAATVRLLVGGKLNVHMNPPQVKATIISEQQAKSLLKNENTRNDYSGEILNNCCVMEYHQATGTLSAHFRNMSLKRIKRSDRRGAESVTEEKFTILFESQFSVGGNELVFQVKTLSLPVVVIVHGSQDNNATATVLWDNAFAEPGRVPFAVPDKVLWPQLCEALNMKFKAEVQSNRGLTKENLLFLAQKLFNSSSSHLEDYSSMSVSWSQFNRENLPGRNYTFWQWFDGVMEVLKKHLKPHWNDGAILGFVNKQQAHDLLINKPDGTFLLRFSDSEIGGITIAWKFDSQERMFWNLMPFTTRDFSIRSLADRLGDLNYLIYVFPDRPKDEVYSKYYTPVPCEPATAKAVDGYVKPQIKQVVPEFVTSADSAAGSATYMDQAPSPAVCPQAHYNMYPQNPDPVLDTDGDFDLDDTMDVARRVEELLGRPMDTQWIPHAQS from the exons ATGGAGCTGGTCCGCTGCATCCGGCACATTCTGTACAATGAACAGAGGCTGGTCCAGGAAGCCAACAAT GGCACCTCTCCGGCGGGAAGTCTGGCTGACACCATGTCCCAGAAACACCTTCAGATCAACCAGACATTTGAGGAGCTGCGACTGGTCACGCAGGACACCGAGAATGAACTGAAGAAGCTGCAGCAGACTCAGGAGTATTTCATCATCCAGTACCAAGAGAGCCTGAGGATCCAGG CTCAGTTTGCCCAGCTGGCCCAGCTGAACCCTCAGGAGCGTCTGAGCCGGGAGACAGCCCTGCAGCAGAAGCAGGTGTCCCTGGAGGCCTGGCTGCAGCGCGAGGCCCAGACGCTGCAGCAATACCGTGTG GAGCTGGCCGAGAAGCACCAGAAGACCCTGCAGCTGCTGCGGAAGCAGCAGACCATCATTCTGGATGACGAGCTGATCCAGTGGAAGCGGCGGCAGCAGCTGGCGGGAAACGGAGGGCCCCCTGAGGGCAGCCTGGACGTGCTGCAGTCCTG GTGTGAGAAGTTGGCCGAGATCATCTGGCAGAACCGGCAGCAGATCCGCAGGGCTGAGCACCTGTGCCAGCAGCTGCCCATCCACGGCCCGGTGGAGGAGATGCTGGCTGAGGTCAACGCCACCATCACAGACATCATCTCAGCCCTGGTGACCAG CACATTCATCATTGAGAAGCAGCCCCCGCAGGTCCTGAAGACCCAGACCAAGTTTGCGGCCACCGTGCGCCTGCTGGTGGGTGGGAAGCTGAACGTGCACATGAACCCCCCCCAGGTGAAGGCCACCATCATCAGTGAGCAGCAGGCCAAGTCACTGCTCAAGAACGAGAACACCCGCAA TGATTACAGTGGAGAGATCTTGAACAACTGCTGTGTGATGGAATACCACCAGGCCACGGGCACACTCAGCGCCCACTTCAGAAACATG TCCCTGAAACGAATTAAGAGGTCTGACCGCCGTGGAGCAGAGTCAGTGACAGAAGAAAAATTTACAATCCTGTTTGAATCACAGTTCAGTGTTGGTGGAAATGAGCTGGTCTTTCAAGTCAAG ACCCTGTCCCTCCCGGTGGTGGTCATTGTCCACGGCAGCCAGGACAACAATGCAACGGCCACTGTTCTTTGGGACAACGCTTTTGCGGAACCG GGCAGGGTGCCGTTTGCCGTGCCCGACAAAGTGCTGTGGCCGCAGCTGTGTGAAGCGCTCAACATGAAGTTCAAGGCCGAGGTGCAGAGCAACCGGGGCCTGACCAAGGAGAACCTCCTGTTCCTGGCGCAGAAACTgttcaacagcagcagcagccacctCGAGGACTACAGCAGCATGTCCGTGTCCTGGTCCCAGTTCAACAGG GAGAATTTACCAGGGCGAAATTATACTTTCTGGCAGTGGTTCGATGGTGTGATGGAAGTGTTAAAAAAACATCTCAAGCCTCATTGGAATGATGG GGCTATTTTGGGGTTTGTGAATAAGCAACAGGCCCACGACCTGCTCATTAACAAGCCTGATGGGACCTTCCTGCTGAGATTCAGCGACTCTGAAATTGGCGGTATCACCATTGCTTGGAAGTTTGATTCTC AGGAAAGAATGTTTTGGAATCTGATGCCTTTTACTACCAGAGACTTCTCCATCCGCTCCCTGGCTGACCGCCTGGGAGACCTGAACTACCTTATCTACGTGTTCCCCGATCGGCCGAAAGATGAAGTGTATTCCAAATATTACACGCCAGTTCCATGCGAGCCTGCCACTG CTAAAGCAGTGGACGGATACGTGAAGCCGCAGATCAAGCAAGTGGTCCCTGA GTTCGTGACATCTGCAGACTCTGCTGCGGGCAGTGCCACCTACATGGACCAAGCCCCCTCCCCAGCCGTGTGCCCCCAGGCTCATTATAACATGTACCCACAGAA CCCTGACCCGGTCCTCGACACCGATGGGGACTTTGACCTGGACGACACAATGGACGTGGCGCGCCGCGTGGAGGAACTCTTAGGCCGACCTATGGACACTCAGTGGATCCCGCACGCACAGTCGTGA